A single Thermus albus DNA region contains:
- a CDS encoding phenylacetic acid degradation protein: MWGTEWPRFEVIKQDTRNSPPQMVGSVHAADPQHALLVARHVFVRRPSAYALFVAPADAFFHVSQEGLKDLAPGRESGPEEAYWVFAKRSHRRSMVYGDLVGRFLAQSPEDAVVQALLQVQGVAFWTVPERLVVGTEPTEEVVESWFAPAREKTYRLQSYYGLITAKGVEDA; this comes from the coding sequence ATGTGGGGAACCGAGTGGCCCCGGTTTGAGGTGATCAAGCAGGACACCAGGAATAGCCCCCCACAGATGGTGGGCTCGGTGCACGCCGCCGATCCCCAGCATGCCCTCCTGGTGGCCCGGCACGTGTTCGTAAGGCGGCCTTCCGCCTATGCCCTCTTCGTGGCCCCCGCGGACGCCTTTTTCCACGTCTCCCAGGAGGGCCTAAAGGATCTCGCCCCTGGTAGGGAAAGCGGACCCGAGGAGGCCTACTGGGTCTTTGCCAAGCGCAGCCACCGCCGGAGCATGGTCTATGGGGACCTGGTGGGCCGCTTTCTGGCTCAAAGCCCCGAGGATGCCGTGGTCCAAGCCCTGCTCCAGGTCCAAGGGGTAGCCTTCTGGACGGTCCCGGAACGCCTGGTGGTGGGCACGGAACCCACGGAGGAGGTGGTGGAGAGCTGGTTCGCCCCGGCCAGGGAGAAAACCTACCGCCTGCAGAGCTACTATGGCCTGATCACCGCCAAGGGGGTGGAGGATGCTTGA
- the paaA gene encoding 1,2-phenylacetyl-CoA epoxidase subunit PaaA, translating into MVKLRIGYPEDPDYGERLEEFEARIARGEKIEPGDWMPAEYRRQLIRMISQHAHSEWVGMLPEGAWIPRAPSLRRKLFLLAKVQDEAGHGQYLYHAAETLGITREEMVEALLSGKAKYSNIFNYPTLTWADVGIIGWLVDGMAIKNQTMLAQCSYGPYSRAMVRICAEETFHHKQGKEAVLLYAKGSRKQRQMVQDALNRWWWPTLMMAGPHDTDSPHTPLLLRWGIKTKTNDQVRQEFLNEHVPELLEAGLKIPDPHLRYDEKTGNWLHGPIPWDEFWKVINGEGPMNRHRLLARRRAHEEGRWVREALEAFGRRQLAQAAD; encoded by the coding sequence ATGGTGAAGCTTAGGATCGGCTACCCGGAGGACCCCGACTACGGGGAGAGGCTAGAGGAGTTTGAGGCCCGCATCGCCCGGGGGGAGAAGATCGAGCCCGGGGACTGGATGCCCGCGGAGTATCGGCGCCAGCTCATCCGCATGATCTCCCAGCACGCCCATAGCGAATGGGTGGGCATGCTTCCCGAAGGCGCCTGGATCCCCCGGGCCCCTTCCCTAAGGCGGAAGCTCTTCCTGTTGGCCAAGGTCCAGGACGAGGCCGGGCATGGCCAGTACCTTTACCACGCCGCGGAAACTTTGGGCATCACCCGGGAGGAGATGGTGGAGGCCCTCCTCTCCGGAAAGGCCAAGTACTCCAACATCTTCAACTACCCCACCTTGACCTGGGCGGATGTGGGCATCATTGGCTGGTTGGTGGATGGGATGGCCATCAAGAACCAGACCATGCTGGCCCAGTGCTCCTACGGTCCCTACTCCCGAGCCATGGTGCGCATCTGCGCCGAGGAAACCTTCCACCACAAGCAGGGCAAGGAGGCGGTTCTCCTCTACGCTAAGGGTTCCAGGAAGCAGCGCCAGATGGTCCAAGACGCCCTAAACCGCTGGTGGTGGCCCACCCTGATGATGGCCGGGCCCCACGACACCGACTCCCCCCACACCCCCCTCCTCCTCCGCTGGGGCATCAAGACCAAGACCAACGACCAGGTGCGCCAGGAATTCTTGAACGAACACGTTCCGGAGCTCCTGGAGGCGGGCCTGAAGATTCCCGATCCTCACCTTCGCTACGACGAAAAAACGGGCAACTGGCTCCACGGTCCTATCCCCTGGGACGAGTTCTGGAAGGTCATCAACGGGGAAGGCCCCATGAACCGGCATCGGCTTCTGGCCCGCAGAAGGGCCCACGAGGAAGGCCGCTGGGTGCGGGAAGCCCTCGAGGCCTTTGGCAGGCGGCAGCTGGCCCAGGCCGCCGACTAG
- the paaC gene encoding 1,2-phenylacetyl-CoA epoxidase subunit PaaC, with the protein MLDPYLKDALIARLTAWADDEVVLAQRLSEWVGHAPILEEDIAIANLAQDELGHAKVWLELRQELDGSDPDRLVFFRDPLEYQNAILVELPKGDWAFTMVRQYLFDAYENLWLKEAVKSGYSPLAEAASRVLKEERFHLSHSSLWLERLGQGTEESHRRAQEALDILFPYVRQLFKPLPTDEALVEVGILPDLRALEAPYLEEVGTKLERVGLRPPQGGYVPKSRQEHTEYLWSLLAEMQSVARWDPEAKAW; encoded by the coding sequence ATGCTTGATCCCTACCTGAAGGATGCCCTCATAGCCCGGCTTACCGCCTGGGCCGATGACGAGGTGGTCCTAGCCCAACGCCTTTCCGAGTGGGTGGGGCATGCCCCCATCCTTGAAGAGGACATCGCCATCGCCAACCTGGCCCAAGACGAGCTGGGCCACGCCAAGGTCTGGCTGGAACTCAGGCAGGAGCTGGATGGCTCCGACCCCGACCGCCTGGTCTTTTTCCGCGACCCCCTGGAGTACCAAAACGCCATCCTGGTGGAGCTTCCCAAAGGGGACTGGGCCTTCACCATGGTGCGCCAATACCTATTTGATGCCTACGAAAACCTGTGGCTCAAGGAGGCCGTAAAAAGCGGCTATTCCCCTTTGGCTGAGGCGGCAAGCCGCGTCCTAAAGGAGGAACGCTTCCACCTGAGCCACAGCTCCCTTTGGCTAGAACGGTTAGGCCAGGGCACCGAGGAGTCCCACCGCCGCGCCCAGGAGGCCCTAGACATCCTTTTCCCCTACGTTCGCCAGCTCTTCAAGCCCCTGCCCACGGATGAGGCCTTGGTGGAGGTGGGTATCCTGCCAGACCTGCGCGCCTTGGAGGCCCCTTATCTAGAGGAGGTGGGGACCAAGCTGGAGAGGGTAGGGCTCAGACCTCCTCAGGGTGGGTACGTGCCCAAAAGCCGTCAGGAGCATACGGAGTACCTTTGGTCCCTCCTGGCGGAAATGCAGTCCGTGGCCCGCTGGGATCCGGAGGCCAAGGCATGGTAG
- a CDS encoding TetR/AcrR family transcriptional regulator, producing the protein MERREQILSIASHLFSQRGYHATSMRDLAKELNLQGGSLYAHIASKEELLIEVVRRAAERFLAVLDSLEGDPVAKLKGLVQGHLRVIAEELPRATVFFHEWKHLSPPLLEEAKALRRKYEEGVQGIIQEGVEQGVFHVPSVRLATLFVLSALNWTYQWYRPDGPLSLEKLSEAYATLILRALGVELGNKGGADGEA; encoded by the coding sequence ATGGAACGGCGCGAGCAGATCCTCAGCATAGCCAGCCACCTCTTCAGCCAGCGGGGTTACCATGCCACCAGCATGCGGGACCTGGCCAAGGAGCTGAACCTCCAGGGGGGAAGCCTCTACGCCCATATCGCCTCCAAGGAGGAGCTCCTCATAGAGGTGGTGCGCCGTGCGGCAGAGCGGTTTTTAGCGGTCCTGGATTCCCTGGAGGGCGATCCGGTGGCCAAGCTTAAGGGGTTGGTGCAGGGGCACCTGAGGGTCATTGCCGAAGAGCTCCCCCGGGCCACGGTCTTCTTCCACGAGTGGAAGCACCTCTCCCCTCCCCTATTGGAGGAGGCCAAGGCCCTGCGTCGGAAGTACGAGGAAGGGGTGCAAGGGATCATCCAAGAAGGGGTGGAGCAAGGGGTTTTCCACGTGCCCAGCGTGCGCCTGGCCACCCTCTTTGTGCTCTCCGCCCTCAACTGGACGTACCAGTGGTACCGACCCGATGGACCCTTATCCCTGGAGAAACTTTCGGAAGCCTACGCCACCCTCATCCTGAGGGCCCTTGGCGTGGAGTTAGGCAACAAAGGAGGCGCGGATGGTGAAGCTTAG